The Shewanella japonica genome has a window encoding:
- a CDS encoding DUF3634 family protein, which yields MLETGFKVLFVLVFFVIAYKLIFSGSRGLTIFEMHFKEGKLNKHSGKIPERFSRECKAIAKAEKLTCTVRAEKQGDVRLHVSANVSDKSTQRIRNVFPFEYYDKKQPDNSKLKG from the coding sequence ATGCTTGAAACGGGTTTTAAAGTCCTCTTTGTATTAGTTTTTTTTGTCATTGCTTACAAACTTATTTTTTCAGGTTCTCGTGGACTAACAATATTTGAAATGCATTTCAAAGAAGGGAAACTGAATAAACATTCGGGCAAAATACCTGAACGTTTCTCAAGAGAATGTAAAGCCATAGCAAAAGCTGAAAAGTTAACTTGTACAGTACGTGCTGAAAAGCAAGGTGATGTCAGATTACACGTATCTGCCAACGTATCAGATAAGTCAACCCAACGAATTAGAAATGTGTTTCCATTTGAATATTACGATAAAAAACAGCCTGATAATTCAAAATTAAAAGGCTAA
- a CDS encoding NAD-dependent succinate-semialdehyde dehydrogenase, translated as MHRVQDASLFRQQAYVNGQWIDGDLGFTQDVINPATNELVACVPQLSESQVHSAISAAQQALAPWQALTAKARQQILLKWHQLILQHSDDLARIMTLEQGKPLAEAQAEVNYGASFIEWFAEEAKRVYGETIPGHQADKRITVIKQAVGVTAAITPWNFPLAMITRKAAPALAAGCSMIVKPAPQTPLTALALAELAHRAGIPNGVFNVVIGEAKKVGQILCESHQVRKLSFTGSTAVGVKLMQQCAPTVKKLSLELGGNAPFIVFNDADIEAAVTGAIQAKFRNAGQTCVCANRIYVQSGIIKQFTSKFVKAVTALNVGDGFDVETDIGPLINQDAVDKAKSHIANALSFNGKVLVGGQPLTDSGHFFAPTVISNCQQNMLVAKEETFGPIAPIFEFDDEAQVIEMANDTDFGLAAYFYANDISLVYRVSEALEFGMVGVNTGLISTEVAPFGGIKSSGIGREGSRHGLDEYLEMKYVCVSI; from the coding sequence ATGCACCGAGTTCAAGATGCCTCTCTTTTTCGTCAACAAGCTTATGTTAATGGTCAATGGATTGATGGGGATTTAGGTTTCACTCAAGATGTAATCAATCCCGCTACCAATGAGCTTGTTGCCTGTGTGCCACAACTTAGTGAATCACAAGTTCATTCTGCGATTAGCGCAGCGCAGCAGGCATTAGCCCCTTGGCAAGCGTTAACGGCTAAAGCACGCCAACAAATACTGCTCAAGTGGCATCAGCTTATACTGCAGCATAGTGACGACCTTGCCAGGATTATGACGTTAGAGCAGGGAAAACCCCTCGCGGAAGCTCAAGCTGAAGTGAATTATGGCGCATCATTTATTGAGTGGTTTGCTGAGGAAGCAAAGCGAGTCTATGGAGAGACAATTCCGGGGCACCAAGCAGACAAACGCATAACCGTCATAAAGCAAGCCGTAGGTGTGACCGCGGCTATTACGCCATGGAACTTCCCCTTAGCAATGATTACTCGCAAAGCTGCACCTGCATTAGCCGCAGGCTGCAGCATGATTGTCAAACCTGCACCACAAACGCCATTAACTGCGCTTGCCCTAGCCGAGCTTGCTCATAGGGCAGGAATTCCTAACGGGGTGTTTAATGTGGTTATCGGAGAGGCAAAGAAAGTAGGTCAAATCTTGTGTGAAAGCCATCAGGTAAGAAAGTTATCTTTTACTGGCTCAACAGCCGTGGGGGTTAAATTAATGCAACAATGTGCTCCCACAGTAAAAAAGTTATCACTAGAGCTTGGCGGCAATGCGCCTTTTATTGTGTTCAATGATGCAGATATTGAAGCTGCTGTAACTGGGGCGATTCAAGCTAAGTTTAGAAATGCTGGGCAAACATGCGTTTGTGCAAACCGTATCTATGTGCAATCAGGGATCATAAAACAGTTTACTTCGAAGTTCGTCAAAGCGGTTACAGCGCTTAATGTAGGCGATGGCTTTGATGTAGAGACTGATATTGGACCGCTGATAAACCAAGATGCCGTTGATAAAGCCAAATCGCACATTGCTAATGCCTTATCATTTAATGGCAAAGTTTTAGTTGGTGGTCAGCCACTTACAGACTCTGGTCACTTTTTTGCTCCCACAGTGATAAGCAATTGCCAGCAAAACATGTTAGTAGCAAAAGAAGAAACCTTTGGACCCATCGCCCCTATTTTTGAGTTTGATGATGAAGCACAAGTGATAGAAATGGCTAATGATACAGATTTTGGTTTAGCTGCATATTTTTATGCAAACGATATTAGTTTAGTTTATCGGGTTTCAGAGGCGTTAGAGTTTGGCATGGTTGGGGTTAATACAGGGCTTATTTCAACTGAAGTTGCTCCGTTTGGTGGGATTAAGTCTTCTGGTATTGGTCGAGAGGGATCCAGACACGGTTTGGACGAGTACCTTGAAATGAAGTATGTTTGCGTTTCAATATAA
- a CDS encoding DUF599 domain-containing protein, whose amino-acid sequence MLFSLFDILALVCFFLCWVGYTIFARKKAKNTNCIARCLHQHRIHWMAEVMTKEIRVGEASLLANLERNIAFFASTTLLVLAGVLTLFAQVERLEDVISSIPFAAEPNHALVQVKLALLAGIFVLAFFQFTWSMRQYGFLNVMIGAAPIDPTGQNKNLAAYSRQMATVGDQAAHSYNYGLRSYYFSMAALCWFWNPMLLIVASLLVVYTLYQREFKSRAVRAITAAQTHLEVAKSLKEKQRQTKLTG is encoded by the coding sequence ATGCTTTTTTCTTTATTCGATATTTTAGCGCTTGTCTGTTTCTTCCTTTGTTGGGTGGGATACACCATTTTTGCTCGAAAAAAAGCAAAAAATACTAACTGTATTGCTCGATGCTTACACCAACACCGAATTCATTGGATGGCAGAGGTTATGACCAAGGAGATCCGCGTAGGTGAAGCGTCTTTATTGGCCAATTTAGAACGAAATATCGCATTTTTTGCCTCGACAACCTTACTGGTCTTAGCAGGTGTGTTAACGCTGTTTGCGCAAGTAGAGCGACTTGAAGACGTCATTAGCTCGATACCATTTGCTGCAGAGCCCAATCATGCATTAGTGCAAGTTAAGCTCGCTTTGCTTGCGGGTATTTTTGTATTAGCTTTTTTTCAATTTACTTGGTCAATGCGTCAATATGGCTTTTTGAATGTGATGATAGGCGCAGCACCTATAGACCCAACAGGTCAAAATAAAAATTTAGCAGCCTATTCCCGACAAATGGCCACTGTAGGTGATCAGGCTGCTCATTCCTATAATTATGGTCTACGCTCTTATTATTTCTCAATGGCGGCGCTGTGTTGGTTCTGGAACCCTATGCTATTGATTGTGGCGAGCTTGCTGGTGGTATATACCCTTTATCAACGAGAGTTTAAGTCTAGAGCGGTCAGAGCCATTACCGCAGCGCAAACACATCTAGAGGTGGCTAAATCATTGAAAGAAAAACAGCGCCAAACTAAGTTAACAGGCTAA
- a CDS encoding helix-turn-helix domain-containing protein, whose product MTVQSFSDIAEYILQRRNEAGDSQESLALKLAEYDSLFENVDALTISRWERAKISPNLRRQVALIEYFNDQPQHLLCDAAFELKQLPSLDSFNKMIEQQFHYNHVMGAHPYISQDTVSFDKLCKQADEAEQMYGWIANYHSNLTKGREFWTQDFIKALAEKDSTEVSFYLVNGILAGHIFIVKVSENTFAKLSDNSLKDNQLTPEHLVDKELPGCLYMLSTYLGGKHVTEDFLSQLLVTLAKTETNIAFGYKARSDIGVKLMDFLSGEVVSLGETLTEKMQGAKYQGKRRSFVSYKLNRQELISSSLFLNLTRNFI is encoded by the coding sequence ATGACTGTTCAGAGTTTTAGCGATATTGCAGAATATATCTTGCAGCGACGCAACGAGGCTGGAGATTCACAGGAGTCTCTTGCTTTAAAACTAGCAGAGTACGACTCTTTGTTTGAGAATGTCGATGCGCTCACAATCAGCCGTTGGGAACGAGCCAAGATAAGCCCTAACCTTAGAAGACAAGTGGCACTAATAGAGTATTTTAACGATCAACCTCAGCATTTATTGTGCGACGCAGCTTTTGAGTTAAAACAACTTCCTTCTTTAGATAGCTTTAATAAAATGATCGAACAGCAATTCCATTATAACCATGTAATGGGAGCCCACCCTTATATCTCACAAGACACAGTCAGTTTCGACAAGCTTTGTAAGCAAGCTGATGAGGCTGAACAAATGTATGGCTGGATAGCCAACTATCACTCTAACTTGACCAAAGGTCGCGAGTTCTGGACTCAAGACTTTATAAAAGCTTTGGCCGAAAAAGATTCAACCGAAGTGTCTTTTTATTTAGTTAATGGAATACTTGCTGGGCATATCTTTATCGTAAAAGTCAGTGAAAATACCTTTGCAAAACTATCCGATAACTCTCTTAAAGATAATCAGTTAACACCCGAACACTTAGTCGATAAAGAGCTGCCAGGCTGCCTTTATATGTTAAGTACTTATTTAGGAGGTAAGCACGTTACTGAAGATTTTCTTTCACAATTACTCGTTACATTGGCAAAGACTGAAACCAACATTGCTTTTGGCTACAAAGCTCGCTCTGATATCGGCGTTAAGTTAATGGACTTTTTAAGCGGTGAAGTTGTTTCTTTAGGTGAAACCTTGACAGAAAAAATGCAAGGCGCAAAGTATCAAGGAAAACGCCGCAGCTTTGTTTCCTATAAACTGAATAGACAAGAATTAATTTCCAGTAGCCTGTTCCTCAATTTAACTCGTAATTTTATTTAG